From Staphylococcus sp. IVB6214:
GTGCACCACCTGTAATCCCATATACTTGACCTGTAATGAAACTACCACCTTCAGATGCAAGTAATACATATACATCCGCTAACTCAACAGGTTGTCCTGCGCGTTGTAACGGTTGATTTTTACCAAAGTTAGGAATTTTTTCTTGTGGTTGTCCGCCGGAAATTTGTAGTGGCGTCCAGACAGGTCCTGGTGCAACAGCATTCACACGAATTCCTTTAGGCCCTAACTGTGCAGCCAATCCCTTCGCCAATGATACGTTACAAGATTTTGTCATCGCATAGTCCAATAATTGTGGACTTGGTTTTACTGCTTGAATAGACGACGTTAAGATAATGCTAGCACCTGCTTCAAGGTAATTTAATGCTTCTTGAATAGAATAGACAGTTGAAAATACATTCACTTCAAATGTATCTGTTAGCTGCTTCGGATCTAACTTTTGAATATCGAACTCGAACTGTTGCATACCAGCATTGAGTACTAAAATATCAAGACCACCCAATTGTTCATAGGCATCTTTAACCATTTGTCGCGCATAGTCTGCATCACGCAAGTCTCCTGGTAACAATACTGCTTTTTGTCCTGCTGCTTCAATGAATGCTTTCACATCTTCTGCGTCTACTTGTTCGTCAGGGTGGTATGCAATTGCAACATCTGCCCCTTCTCTTGCATAAGCAATAGCTGCAGCACGGCCAATACCTGAATCACCACCCGTCACAAGTGCCTTCTTACCCACTAATTTTTCAGCACCACGGTAAGATGTTTCACCGCAGTCTGGCACTGGTGTCATTTCACGTTGAATACCTGGATAAGGTTGGGGTTGTTTTTCGTACGTATCATGGAAATATTGTGTTAATGGATTTTGGCTAGACATATTTAAAACCTCTCTTCCTATAATGTTCTCCTTAAAAGTAGCAAAAAAACTCAGAAAAGCAAAACAAGTTGCCCTTCTGAGTTCATTGGTTATTCTGTATACTTTTTACCTAAACGATCGACAATCGCTGAGATTGCGCCGTCACCTGTTACGTTCGTTGCTGTACCAAAGCTATCTTGCGCCATGTACAATGCAATCATCAGGCCAATCGCTGCTTCGTTAAAGCCTAAGATTGAACCTAAGATACCACTTGCTGCCATTACAGATCCACCCGGAACGCCCGGTGCTGCGATCATGATAACGCCAAGCATAAAGATGAATCCAATCATTGTCGGCACACTTACTAATGATAAGCTTGGTAAAACAATCATCGCCGCAACTGAACAACTCACTAATGTAATTGTAGAACCTGATAAGTGAATCGTTGCAAGTAATGGCACACTAAAGTCTGCAACAGCTGGTGTTACATTGTTCTTTTTCGCTTGTTTCAATGTAACTGGAATTGTAGCTGCACTACTCATTGTACCTAATGCTGTGAAGTAAGATGGTAACATTGTTTTAAGCAACGTAAGCGGACTTTTCTTGCTTAAAATACCTGCAATCACATAGAGAACTGTCAACCATACCCAGTGCATAACAATCGCAATGATCAATACAATGCCAAATACTTTTAGGATACTGACAACTGTCCCTTGTGCTGTCATTTCAGCAAAGATTGTTGCGATATAGAATGGTAAGAATGGAATAATAATTTTTTCAATTAATACTTCTACAATGCGCTGACCTTCATCGATTAACTTAATCATCGTGAATGCTTCAACTTTGTGCGCAATAATACCGAATGCAAATGCTGTAATCAATGCTGTTAATACACCCATTAATGGATCAAATTCAAAAGAGAAGAATGGCATAATCTCAGGTGCTTCCCCAGGCACTTTACCACTTGATGCAATCACTGGCATCAAATTATAAGAAACAGTTAACGCCATTAAACCTGCTAAAATCGTTGATGTATATGCGACACCTACTGTCATACCAACAAGTCTTCCTGAACCTTTGCCGAGTGATGTAATACCAGAAGCAATAAAGAAAAAGATAATCAACGGAATCATGTAGTTGATGATTTGTCCGAAGACGCCCTTCACTGTTACAAGTACTTTATTGAGAATTTCAACATCTAACATCCCAAGTAAAATACCCGCAATAATCCCTAATAATAACTTTCCAATTAGTTTCATCGGTCTGTCCCCCTCCATAATACTATAATCGAATCAAAACTCTCCCCTAATACGAGCGCTTTCATTATATATTGCATTAATTAGTTTGAAAAATCAATATATTTTTTAAAATAATTTTATGATACTTTATTTTACATCTCGAATTAAGGTGACTTTTATTACATATCACTTTTTTTGAACGAAAATACTATTATACAGAAGTAAACGATAACTTTTAAGTCCTTCTTTAGTTTAAACTTGTCGAATGGATGTCTTCAGACTTCTATTAACTTGAAAAAATCTGTGCACCTTGACCTAACAGTCAACATGCACGGACTTTTCTTTATGCTTTATTCAATGTTGTTCTCAATAAGACACGTGTTAAAAACATCAATACTAATAGCAAGACAATTGTCGTTCCAAGCACAACACTGTATGGAATGACGCTGTCTGGTCCTTGAATACCAATCAATGGCGCAACCGAACTCCCTAAGACGAACTGGAATAGCCCCAGTAAACTTGATGCGCTACCACTTCCACCTGTTCTTGCTTGCATTGCGAGTGAATATGCCAACGGTCCAATTGCAGTAACTGGCGCCACACAAAGCATAAACCCGATGATTAGGACGACAAGTGGCAAGTGTAATAACAATACGACCATCACAAGTGTCGCACCGATGACTTGCAAAATAATGAAGCCTGCTAATACATTCAATTGATTGTAAAAACGTAATAGAATATTTGCCAATTGGCTCGAAATAATCAGACCAATTCCCGTCAATACCATCAACATACTAAAGTTTTGCGGCGATAAGCCGTAAACATTCTGTGTTATGAACGGTGCGCCCGCTCCATAACTAAATATCATAATATAAGTAACACCTTGTAAAAACATTGGTACGAGAAAGTGTGGTGTTTTCAGCAAACGACCAAAGTCTTTAAAGATTGCTCCAAAGTTATCATGTGCTTCATGCGTTGTATTCAATGTCTTCATTTTTGGATGTGTCAATACTACTAAAAACATCACTGCACCGATCACTGCAAGTGCAACGAATATCGCTCTCCATTCAGCCACTGTTAGAATCAACGCACTCACTAATGGCGCTAAGATTGAAATGATACCATTCACGACCATTAAAGCAGTGAAAAAACGGCTCAGAATTTCTCCATGATACAATTCAGCTACTGTTGCACGAGCAATTACAATCGCTCCACCTCCTGCTAACCCTTGTACCAAACGTGCCATAATGAATAAGCTGACACTACTACTTATTGCACTTGCTAATGATGCAACAACAACAAGGGATAAGATCGTCAATACTAAAGTTTTACGCGGCACACGATCCGCAATGACGCCGAATATAAATTGACCGAACGCAATACCAATCATCGCGATTGATAATGTTAATTGTACTTGTGAAGTAGAAGTACCCAAGTCTTTTTGAACAAGCGGTAAAGCAGGACTGTACATATCTGATAACATCGGTCCAAATGCTGTCATTGCCCCTAATAAAATAATGAATGATAAATGTGATAGATCAAGCTTTGTCTTTGTCATATAAAGTTCCCCATATCTCTCTTAATATAATGTTACTTTTTATCTACGACTGCACGTAAATATGCCGCATCTCCACCTTGAATCTTCAGCGGTAATCCTATAAAACGATATTGCCCTTCCATCACATCATCTAAACGTAAGTTCTCAATATGATACATTTGATGTTGTGCAAGCTGATGATGATTATCTAATGTTTCAGAGTCAAGTGCATCTACTGAAGGGACGTCTACACCGACGACTTGAATCCCACATGTCGCAAGATAATCAATCGCATCCTTAGTCAACACCGTAATTTCATTTGGAAAGACCGTTGGCTGCGACACCGTTCGTGTTTTCAACAATAATATCGTACCTTCTATGTGTGAACGTTCCAAATCTTCACGTGTGATATGTGTTTGGTCAGTAAACACCAATATCGTTGCATCTCCAATAAGACGTTGAATGTCTATTTCATCAGCAGTCCATCCGTCATCTGAGACGTGCTTGGCTGCATCGATATGCGTACCAATATGATTACTGCCAGAGATATGCGCAATGTTCGCACTCCCATTTTCTTTTTTAGTTGTAAAATATTCTAACTTAAAAGCAGGGTCCCCCGGCCACGGTGCAATATCTTCATGTAGTGTATGTGTAATATCTATCCACATCGTCATCCCCCCTTGTCCCAAATATCTTATTTAATAAGCGTAAACGTCAACAGACAGATTGACAATACAAATTTTTAAAAATTTAATATAAAAAAGATGCACTACACAGGTTGAGCCATCATTTGTCTCTGCTCTAAGAAACCACTCGTGCATCAATGAAGTCTCCGTGCGATCAATCTCTTGCACATCTCTATCGTTCAACTCATTGTCATTTGCGGTATCTAACCTGTTGTAAGTGCATCGCTGTTCTCTATACGCTGAATTGTATTTATATATGTAGCCATTCGTTAATATTCGATTCAATACTTTTTAACGCACCGTCATGCGTTTTATCGAGTACACGTAAAAAGTCTAAATGTCCAACTTCTGGATATATGACACTTTTCACACTTGCACCGAGCGACTCAAACTTTTCGAGTGTTTCTTTAGAGTCTTTGTTCGGAAAGATTACATCATCTTCTCCTAATAAAAACAACACATTTGGCATATCAACAATCTTATCAATGTCCGCAAGATAATCTGATCCGAGCGTATATAACAAATCTGTCACCATTGCATCAACTGGTGCAAAGTAATCTGTAAAGTTTGTGTTGTTTTCATGCTTCTTAGAGATACCTTGATCTAATACTAACTCTGGAATACTCTTGATCATGCCATCTTGATTGTCCGACTTCATGTCTTTAACGAGTTCCATTAGTAGCTTAGAAATGCGCAATTCTTTAATATCAATTTTGGCAGCACTATTAAGATAGACCAACTGTTTAATCGGTAACGTGTTATAACCTGCAAGCTTCGTCGCAATCAGTCCACCCATTGAGTAGCCAATAATCGCTAACTCTTGAAGTTTTGTCTCATTGACAATTGATACCAATGCTTCATTAATACGTGTGGCATAATCCACTAAGCTGTGGGATGCACGTGCTAGCTCACTACTCTCACCACGCCCAGGGCAATTGATAAAAATCAATCTTACATGATGAATATATTTGGCAAATACCGTCATTATTTTATAATTCATCACCGCACCGTGTATCAATACGACTGCCTTATCTGATGTCATATCTCCCATTGTCACAATCTCTAACTGTGCATCGTCATGGTCTTTTAATGTCATAACTGTCTGTTCATAATTGTTTAGTGACATATTCTATCCTCTTACTATTCTAAATATGATTGTTTTCAATAATTATAACACTCATATATTATAGTAGATACACGTCATTTTGAGAATGGTGCGTGAGACGTAATTGTTAATATTGTTTGACACCCCAAAGCTTTTCTTCACATTTTTGAATGATATATTTCAACACTTGAATACGTGCTGTTTTTTTATGATCAGCTGGTACAACAAGCCAAGGTGCATGTGCCGTGTTCGTCTTGTTGATCATGTCATGGCTTGCTTCCAAATACACATCCCACTTCTCACGATTACGCCAATCTTCATCTGTAATCTTCCATTGCTTCGTTGGATCTTTTTGACGATCTTCAAAGCGTTTTAACTGTTCATCTTTATCAAGTGACAAAAAGAACTTCAACACAATAGCGCCATCATGCGTCCACATCTTCTCAAACTGATTAATCTCATCGTACGCACGTGACCATTCATCCTTCGTCGCAAAACCTTCTACACGTTCAACAAGGACACGACCATACCAACTGCGATCAAAAATACTAATATGTCCACTCTTTGGCATCACTTTCGCAAAACGCCATAAATAATGATGATTCAACTCGACATCCGTTGGAGCACTTGTTGTATTCACTTCATATCCTGTTGGATCAAGCAGTTCACGTACACGCTTAATATTGCCCCCTTTGCCTGCCGCATCCATGCCTTCGTAGACAAGTACGAGCGGAATTTTGCGTTCATAAAGCGCAAATTGCAACTCTCTCAAACGTAACTGTAATGATTCTATGATGGACTCGTAAGTCCGTTTTTTTACTTTTGTGTCTATGGGTCCAAACAGATCTGTATGGAAGTTTTCTGTGAATGCGCCATCTACGGTGCGTTCACGTTTTTCATGATGTGCGATGGCAGTTTCTAAGCGTGTAATGAAATGTTTGTACATCTTTTCAATAGCCACTTCACGTTCGGTATAGTCGATTACTTTCCAATCCGAACTTAACAATGATGCAAACTTTTCTTGATATACATCCGTTGGTACAACATTTTCATATTCTTGTGCTTTCCAACTTGTCAGAGGGTTTTCTTTCATCTGCGCAATATGTTCTTGACGCTTTTCTTCATCTATATTGATGTAGTACTTGATGACTTCATGATGATCGTCTACAAGCATTTGCTCAAATGACTGTATATCATCATATAAGTGGTCATAGTCTTTCAATACCTTCTGTTTAATGCCATGCACTTTATAGTCAATATATTGCGCATACCAACTTCGGAAATAGATATTGATATCCCCTTTAGACGGCAACGTATGCCAAAACTTCTGTAAAAATTGATAGCGTAAATCTTCATCGGATGGTGTCTTGGTCGCAATAAAATGTGTATACTTGGCATCTAATGTTAGTAATAGTTCGTTGGCAAGTCTTGTTTTCCCTGATGCGGGTACACCTTCAAAAACAATCATTACCGGAATACCTAATACATGTGTTTTTCGTGTTAACTCAGCTGCTTTCAATTGTAATCTTTCAATCTTTTCGCTCATAATTTCACCCCTATTCTTCTATTATACTGAATTAAAAATCAGCTTAGCAACGACGAATCAAATCCTAACTCCTGTAATTATTTACTTCTTCCATATCAAAATATTCTCCAGTAAAAGGAAGATTTGTCATGTTATGATTGGGTTATTTTCATTAACTTTTGGCAAATGCCCAATGAATTTCGAACTTTTTTGATGACTTTTTACATTACAATTCCACTTCTTCTTGTAATATTTGTAATATAACAGATATTTCAGATATCAATCGAAAAACACCTTCATATCAGTCAATTAAACAATCTCTCAAATAATTTTTAATTCTAAAAATACATGTCGTGCATATTACAAAGGCAGACAATGACATCATACTGTAATTTTTTGTTACTTGCCCGTCATTTACAAAATGGTTCTCGCTTGGTAGAGTGTGGTTGTTGAATTTTTTACAAGTGATTTTTTGAAAATGAAAATAAGCAACTATTATTGGAGGACTTATTTATTATGAAAAAAACATTATTAGCTTCATCATTAGCTTTAGCAATCGGAGCAACAGGCGTTGCTACACATACAACAGACGCAAATGCAGCTGAAGAACAAATCAACAAAGCTGAATTAGCGCAATTAGCATTAAATAACGATGCATCATTAAATGAAAGTGCGATTCACGCTGGTGCATATGACTACAAATTCTCATTAGACGGCGTAAACTACCACTTCTGGTCAGATGGTGTTTACTTCGGTTATGAATACAATGAAAACGGTAGTGTAGAAGCAGCATCTTCAATGGCACAACCAACTGAAATTGCTGATGTGAACAATGTTGCAATGACTCAATCTGAATCAAACAATGCATCATACGTTCAAACACAACAACAATCATATTCAAACCAACCAGCGGCTCAAGCAGCACCATCATACAACTACAACACTGCACAAACTTCAAGCGTAAGATTATCAAACGGTAACACTGCTGGTTCTGTTGGATCACGTGCAGCTCAAGAAATGGCTTCACGTACAGGTGTTGCGGCATCAACTTGGGAAGCAATCATTGCGCGTGAATCTAACGGTCAATTGAATGCATACAACCCATCAGGTGCTTCTGGTTTATTCCAAACAATGCCAGGTTGGGGTGCTACAAACACTTATGATCAACAAATCGCTGCTGCAACAAAAGCTTACAATGCACAAGGTTTAAGTGCTTGGGGCTTCTAATCTAAAGAACCATTAACAACTTAAAAGAGTCTCGTGATAGAGGCTCTTTTTTTATGGGTTTTATCCCAGTATGAATCAAGCAATCTCATGTGGTTGAGACACAAGCAAGATTTTATGATGTCTCAACCTTATCTTATTTATTGTAACCCGCCACTTTGACACGACGACATAGAAACATCAAGCAGACAAACATTCCGTATAGAGAATAAGTCAGTATATTAGCATTTATTTCAATTATGTTACATTCAGACGTAAAAATGTTTACAACTGTTCAATTCGGAAATGTTATGTGCTATGATGCTTTCAGACAATATGAAAAAAAGAAACGACAAGAGGAGACTTTTTAATCATGAAAAAATTAACTACTGCTACAATCGCTACTTTAGGCTTAGTTACATTTGGTGCTGCTACTG
This genomic window contains:
- a CDS encoding cyclase family protein, with product MWIDITHTLHEDIAPWPGDPAFKLEYFTTKKENGSANIAHISGSNHIGTHIDAAKHVSDDGWTADEIDIQRLIGDATILVFTDQTHITREDLERSHIEGTILLLKTRTVSQPTVFPNEITVLTKDAIDYLATCGIQVVGVDVPSVDALDSETLDNHHQLAQHQMYHIENLRLDDVMEGQYRFIGLPLKIQGGDAAYLRAVVDKK
- a CDS encoding SDR family oxidoreductase; the encoded protein is MSSQNPLTQYFHDTYEKQPQPYPGIQREMTPVPDCGETSYRGAEKLVGKKALVTGGDSGIGRAAAIAYAREGADVAIAYHPDEQVDAEDVKAFIEAAGQKAVLLPGDLRDADYARQMVKDAYEQLGGLDILVLNAGMQQFEFDIQKLDPKQLTDTFEVNVFSTVYSIQEALNYLEAGASIILTSSIQAVKPSPQLLDYAMTKSCNVSLAKGLAAQLGPKGIRVNAVAPGPVWTPLQISGGQPQEKIPNFGKNQPLQRAGQPVELADVYVLLASEGGSFITGQVYGITGGAPIV
- a CDS encoding alpha/beta hydrolase; its protein translation is MSLNNYEQTVMTLKDHDDAQLEIVTMGDMTSDKAVVLIHGAVMNYKIMTVFAKYIHHVRLIFINCPGRGESSELARASHSLVDYATRINEALVSIVNETKLQELAIIGYSMGGLIATKLAGYNTLPIKQLVYLNSAAKIDIKELRISKLLMELVKDMKSDNQDGMIKSIPELVLDQGISKKHENNTNFTDYFAPVDAMVTDLLYTLGSDYLADIDKIVDMPNVLFLLGEDDVIFPNKDSKETLEKFESLGASVKSVIYPEVGHLDFLRVLDKTHDGALKSIESNINEWLHI
- a CDS encoding Bcr/CflA family efflux MFS transporter: MTKTKLDLSHLSFIILLGAMTAFGPMLSDMYSPALPLVQKDLGTSTSQVQLTLSIAMIGIAFGQFIFGVIADRVPRKTLVLTILSLVVVASLASAISSSVSLFIMARLVQGLAGGGAIVIARATVAELYHGEILSRFFTALMVVNGIISILAPLVSALILTVAEWRAIFVALAVIGAVMFLVVLTHPKMKTLNTTHEAHDNFGAIFKDFGRLLKTPHFLVPMFLQGVTYIMIFSYGAGAPFITQNVYGLSPQNFSMLMVLTGIGLIISSQLANILLRFYNQLNVLAGFIILQVIGATLVMVVLLLHLPLVVLIIGFMLCVAPVTAIGPLAYSLAMQARTGGSGSASSLLGLFQFVLGSSVAPLIGIQGPDSVIPYSVVLGTTIVLLLVLMFLTRVLLRTTLNKA
- a CDS encoding phosphate--AMP phosphotransferase, whose protein sequence is MSEKIERLQLKAAELTRKTHVLGIPVMIVFEGVPASGKTRLANELLLTLDAKYTHFIATKTPSDEDLRYQFLQKFWHTLPSKGDINIYFRSWYAQYIDYKVHGIKQKVLKDYDHLYDDIQSFEQMLVDDHHEVIKYYINIDEEKRQEHIAQMKENPLTSWKAQEYENVVPTDVYQEKFASLLSSDWKVIDYTEREVAIEKMYKHFITRLETAIAHHEKRERTVDGAFTENFHTDLFGPIDTKVKKRTYESIIESLQLRLRELQFALYERKIPLVLVYEGMDAAGKGGNIKRVRELLDPTGYEVNTTSAPTDVELNHHYLWRFAKVMPKSGHISIFDRSWYGRVLVERVEGFATKDEWSRAYDEINQFEKMWTHDGAIVLKFFLSLDKDEQLKRFEDRQKDPTKQWKITDEDWRNREKWDVYLEASHDMINKTNTAHAPWLVVPADHKKTARIQVLKYIIQKCEEKLWGVKQY
- a CDS encoding transglycosylase SLT domain-containing protein, translating into MKKTLLASSLALAIGATGVATHTTDANAAEEQINKAELAQLALNNDASLNESAIHAGAYDYKFSLDGVNYHFWSDGVYFGYEYNENGSVEAASSMAQPTEIADVNNVAMTQSESNNASYVQTQQQSYSNQPAAQAAPSYNYNTAQTSSVRLSNGNTAGSVGSRAAQEMASRTGVAASTWEAIIARESNGQLNAYNPSGASGLFQTMPGWGATNTYDQQIAAATKAYNAQGLSAWGF
- a CDS encoding dicarboxylate/amino acid:cation symporter, translating into MKLIGKLLLGIIAGILLGMLDVEILNKVLVTVKGVFGQIINYMIPLIIFFFIASGITSLGKGSGRLVGMTVGVAYTSTILAGLMALTVSYNLMPVIASSGKVPGEAPEIMPFFSFEFDPLMGVLTALITAFAFGIIAHKVEAFTMIKLIDEGQRIVEVLIEKIIIPFLPFYIATIFAEMTAQGTVVSILKVFGIVLIIAIVMHWVWLTVLYVIAGILSKKSPLTLLKTMLPSYFTALGTMSSAATIPVTLKQAKKNNVTPAVADFSVPLLATIHLSGSTITLVSCSVAAMIVLPSLSLVSVPTMIGFIFMLGVIMIAAPGVPGGSVMAASGILGSILGFNEAAIGLMIALYMAQDSFGTATNVTGDGAISAIVDRLGKKYTE